Proteins encoded together in one Spirochaetales bacterium window:
- a CDS encoding FKBP-type peptidyl-prolyl cis-trans isomerase, with protein sequence MDVRTPSPTMPPTSVKMLKVEDLVVGTGDEARNGNTLVLNFTGWLEDGTQFDSSYDYGEPIEFVLGKGQVIAGWEQGLLGMKVGGKRKLTIPPDLAYGADGHRNYIPPNAALIFEVELIAVR encoded by the coding sequence ATGGATGTCCGCACGCCTTCTCCCACAATGCCGCCCACTTCGGTGAAAATGCTGAAGGTGGAGGACCTGGTCGTCGGGACAGGAGACGAAGCCCGGAACGGTAATACACTCGTGCTGAACTTCACCGGTTGGCTCGAGGACGGCACCCAATTCGATTCATCATACGACTACGGCGAGCCCATTGAGTTCGTTCTGGGCAAGGGGCAGGTAATCGCGGGCTGGGAACAGGGCCTTTTGGGTATGAAAGTCGGCGGCAAACGGAAGCTGACTATCCCGCCCGATCTGGCTTACGGTGCCGACGGCCACCGAAACTACATTCCGCCGAACGCGGCTTTGATATTCGAAGTGGAACTGATTGCGGTCAGGTAA